A region of Cataglyphis hispanica isolate Lineage 1 chromosome 6, ULB_Chis1_1.0, whole genome shotgun sequence DNA encodes the following proteins:
- the LOC126850669 gene encoding PH and SEC7 domain-containing protein isoform X3 produces MPKLAFCLSCCLQPFQSFLGKYSRGDRYDYIEYIPLYEVEAGDVILRVNEVDVNRFSTKEVLKCLRLSSDPVTLKLRRDPAVKAHVRRLLSPGQASNDEDRESSNAILTNNPRNVPSSGNVENKEFGKTPEMSADSSIPVAATRSNGSSSDASLSSELEALLPPVDNFKEEERTQWEPLCAEKFPRQKNTPRFEAYMMTGDLMLNLSRTQQSSNLLPKQHQQRKIDSLRYNPSHQYTTTTVTTTSIHHNHNHHHHHHHHNSVPNSPNETQLAYQYHHHHRGSTYKASSSASTSPVSVARRDGMQSTSGALVQVDPSKNTPSSFGFVRTSRSEDHLQFQKDPSMSAVDIDIDDDVTSSLNTLLDPRPEGLMPNERIVWTYNAPVSSPAASCCQNGGSSSSSSSSSSSSSPQRSLSPASPTSVSSSVMSSNSGSRRFPLVQTVPGISGAPGSHLPANGDLSQSEAISNMSSPDYNDEETMDILSARDIMMVSDPSDSDSTILASEPPQRRLKANPQDAGEHRIVIQVKGPDKESPRNTSPRQARRRGNPAVELTPPITSQNLQRNQSGVTGVPNNTAGSMAPECVGYQELKECEDEKEALISGTCEEQKGHGGASPPQSADEESDIESLHSFHYSPKAVDLPSAVRLAKRLYSLDGFKKSDVSRHLSKNNDFSRAVAEEYLRYFNFERDTLDVALRKFLAQFSLTGETQERERVLVHFSKRYLDCNPGSFNSQDAVHTLTCAIMLLNTDLHGQNIGRKMSCSEFIENLSELNDGDNFPREVLKQLYNAVKSFPLEWALDEEGDETTNQIIQQSDGTTAIAGTGNPFLDVPNVTGATEFKKGYVMRKCCYDSNGKKTPFGKRGWKMYYCTLRELVLYLHKDEHGFRNDSLHNAIRIHHALATKATDYTKKQHVFRLQTADQAEYLFQTSDSKELQSWIDTINFVCASFSCQPLAGAVGSQRKFQRPLLPCSHTKLNSREQLRDHEDRVSRLEAELDEHRRHPPERGAKALTVQNYKEKDAYLHYELKRYKTYAYLLRSRLAFSEVEPSSLVESSIGEVDEGALLGSSGAIINAEGALVPPPVPERSTAANRYSYRTAIYSGGGGSGNRNLLNGGHQDYNATSGNIG; encoded by the exons ATGCCCAAACTCGCATTTTGTCTGTCGTGCTGCTTGCAACCTTTTCAATCCTTCTTAGGAAAATACTCTCGTGGGGATAGATACGATTACATCGAATATATACCATTGTATGAG GTCGAAGCAGGTGATGTCATACTCAGGGTGAACGAAGTTGATGTCAACCGATTCAGTACGAAAGAAG TGTTGAAATGTTTGCGGCTCTCTTCGGATCCTGTTACTCTAAAACTACGGAGGG atccTGCGGTGAAGGCGCACGTCCGTCGCCTCCTTTCTCCCGGACAAGCCTCAAATGACGAAGACAGAGAATCCTCAAATGCCATCTTGACGAATAACCCCAGGAATGTCCCATCTTCCGGCAATGTAGAAAACAAGGAGTTCGGCAAGACGCCGGAAATGTCCGCGGACTCGTCAATACCAGTGGCAGCAACGAGAAGCAATGGCTCGTCCAGTGATGCCTCTCTCTCGTCGGAATTGGAGGCGCTCTTGCCGCCCGTGGACAACTTTAAGGAAGAGGAGCGAACCCAATGGGAACCTCTTTGCGCTGAGAAATTTCCTCGGCAAAAAAATACGCCCAg GTTCGAGGCATACATGATGACTGGCGACCTAATGTTGAACCTTTCGCGCACGCAGCAGAGCAGTAATCTTCTACCCAAGCAGCATCAACAGCGCAAGATCGACTCCCTTAGGTACAACCCCAGTCACCAATACACTACCACCACTGTCACTACCACCAGTATTCATCATAATCACAACCATCACCACCATCATCACCATCACAACTCTGTACCCAACAGTCCCAATGAGACTCAGCTGGCCTATCAGTACCACCATCATCATCGAGGAAGTACCTACAAAGCTTCCAGTTCAGCCAGCACATCACCCGTGAGTGTCGCAAGGCGCGATGGAATGCAAAGCACCTCGGGAGCCCTAGTTCAGGTCGATCCTAGCAAGAATACTCCTTCGAGCTTCGGTTTCGTTCGTACTTCACGATCGGAGGATCATCTACAGTTCCAGAAAGATCCCTCGATGAGCGCTGTGGATATCGATATCGACGACGATGTCACCTCGAGTTTGAATACGCTGTTAGACCCACGACCAGAAGGCCTGATGCCGAATGAACGTATCGTCTGGACCTACAATGCACCTGTCAGTTCGCCAGCCGCTTCCTGTTGTCAAAATGGCGGTTCTTCATCCTCGtcttcctcctcctcatcCTCTTCGAGTCCTCAGCGTTCTTTATCTCCCGCCTCTCCTACCTCCGTCTCATCCTCTGTCATGTCCTCCAACTCTGGCTCCCGCAGGTTTCCGTTGGTGCAAACAGTTCCTGGGATCTCCGGCGCTCCAGGAAGTCATCTTCCCGCTAATGGTGATCTCAGCCAGTCAGAGGCCATCAGCAACATGTCCAGCCCGGATTATAATGACGAAGAAACGATGGATATCCTCAGCGCGAGGGATATCATGATGGTTAGCGATCCCAGCGATAGCGATTCTACCATCTTGGCGAGTGAACCTCCTCAGAGGAGATTGAAGGCTAATCCTCAGGATGCTGGAGAGCATAGGATAGTGATCCAGGTAAAGGGGCCGGATAAGGAGAGCCCAAGAAATACGAGCCCTAGACAGGCGAGAAGAAGAGGGAATCCCGCCGTGGAATTAACGCCACCTATTACATCCcaaaatttgcaaagaaaTCAATCTGGAGTTACGGGAGTTCCCAACAACACTGCAGGATCCATGGCACCCGAATGCGTAGGTTATCAG GAATTGAAGGAATGCGAAGATGAAAAAGAGGCTCTAATCAGTGGAACGTGTGAAGAGCAGAAGGGACATGGAGGTGCGTCGCCGCCACAATCAGCAGACGAAGAAAGCGACATTGAAAGTCTGCATAGTTTTCACTACAGCCCGAAAGCAGTTGATTTACCTTCTGCTGTCCGACTAGCCAAACGTCTCTATTCTCTGGACGGTTTCAAAAAATCCGACGTTTCCAGGCATCTAAGCAAAAA CAACGATTTTAGCAGAGCTGTGGCAGAGGAATATCTgcgttatttcaattttgaacgGGATACGCTGGATGTGGCTCTTAGAAAGTTTCTCGCTCAATTCTCTCTAACAGGAGAAACccaagaaagggagagagttTTGGTACATTTTTCCAAAAGATATCTGGATTGCAATCCCGGTAGTTTTAATTCCCAAG atgcGGTTCATACATTGACTTGCGCGATAATGTTGCTCAACACGGATTTGCATGGTCAAAATATCGGTCGAAAGATGTCTTGCTCGGAATTTATCGAGAATCTGTCGGAACTTAATGACGGTGATAACTTTCCGCGCGAGGTACTTAAGCAGCTCTACAACGCTGTCAAGTCCTTTCCGCTCGAGTGGGCCTT GGATGAAGAGGGAGATGAAACGACAAACCAGATAATTCAGCAGAGCGATGGTACAACGGCAATCGCCGGTACCGGAAATCCGTTTCTCGATGTGCCAAATGTAACGGGCGCCACAGAATTCAAAAAAGGCTACGTTATGCGAAAATGCTGTTACGATTCCAATGGCAAGAAAA cTCCATTTGGCAAACGAGGCTGGAAGATGTACTATTGTACATTGCGCGAGCTCGTGCTATACTTACATAAAGATGAGCATGGTTTTCGTAACGATAGCTTACACAACGCTATACGTATTCATCATGCGTTGGCTACCAAAGCGACAGATTATACGAAAAAGCAGCATGTCTTTCGATTGCAAACGGCCGACCAGGCAGAATATCTTTTTCAGACGAg TGATTCGAAGGAGCTGCAATCGTGGATAGACACGATTAATTTCGTTTGCGCCAGCTTTTCATGTCAGCCATTAGCGGGTGCCGTCGGTTCTCAGCGCAAGTTCCAGCGTCCATTGTTGCCGTGTAGCCacactaaattaaattct aGAGAGCAATTGCGGGACCATGAGGATAGGGTTAGCAGATTGGAGGCAGAATTGGATGAACACAGACGGCATCCTCCAGAAAGAGGCGCGAAAGCTCTCACTGTACAGAATTATAAAGAGAAGGATGCATATTTGCATTATgag CTGAAGCGGTACAAGACATATGCTTACTTACTTCGTTCCCGACTGGCGTTCAGTGAAGTGGAGCCGTCATCGCTGGTGGAGAGCAGTATTGGCGAGGTGGATGAAGGCGCTCTTCTTGGATCCTCTGGAGCTATAATAAATGCGGAAGGGGCTCTAGTGCCGCCACCGGTTCCGGAACGGTCGACAGCAGCTAATAGGTATAGTTATCGGACCGCCATTTAcagcggtggcggtggcagcGGTAATCGCAATCTGTTGAACGGTGGTCATCAAGACTATAATGCAACCAGTGGTAACATTGGTTGA
- the LOC126850669 gene encoding PH and SEC7 domain-containing protein isoform X2, which yields MAEEELLVTLCRGDSGGSFGFSLLGASAGLPAAHVIYDIVENSPAANSGKVEAGDVILRVNEVDVNRFSTKEVLKCLRLSSDPVTLKLRRDPAVKAHVRRLLSPGQASNDEDRESSNAILTNNPRNVPSSGNVENKEFGKTPEMSADSSIPVAATRSNGSSSDASLSSELEALLPPVDNFKEEERTQWEPLCAEKFPRQKNTPRFEAYMMTGDLMLNLSRTQQSSNLLPKQHQQRKIDSLRYNPSHQYTTTTVTTTSIHHNHNHHHHHHHHNSVPNSPNETQLAYQYHHHHRGSTYKASSSASTSPVSVARRDGMQSTSGALVQVDPSKNTPSSFGFVRTSRSEDHLQFQKDPSMSAVDIDIDDDVTSSLNTLLDPRPEGLMPNERIVWTYNAPVSSPAASCCQNGGSSSSSSSSSSSSSPQRSLSPASPTSVSSSVMSSNSGSRRFPLVQTVPGISGAPGSHLPANGDLSQSEAISNMSSPDYNDEETMDILSARDIMMVSDPSDSDSTILASEPPQRRLKANPQDAGEHRIVIQVKGPDKESPRNTSPRQARRRGNPAVELTPPITSQNLQRNQSGVTGVPNNTAGSMAPECELKECEDEKEALISGTCEEQKGHGGASPPQSADEESDIESLHSFHYSPKAVDLPSAVRLAKRLYSLDGFKKSDVSRHLSKNNDFSRAVAEEYLRYFNFERDTLDVALRKFLAQFSLTGETQERERVLVHFSKRYLDCNPGSFNSQDAVHTLTCAIMLLNTDLHGQNIGRKMSCSEFIENLSELNDGDNFPREVLKQLYNAVKSFPLEWALDEEGDETTNQIIQQSDGTTAIAGTGNPFLDVPNVTGATEFKKGYVMRKCCYDSNGKKTPFGKRGWKMYYCTLRELVLYLHKDEHGFRNDSLHNAIRIHHALATKATDYTKKQHVFRLQTADQAEYLFQTSDSKELQSWIDTINFVCASFSCQPLAGAVGSQRKFQRPLLPCSHTKLNSREQLRDHEDRVSRLEAELDEHRRHPPERGAKALTVQNYKEKDAYLHYELKRYKTYAYLLRSRLAFSEVEPSSLVESSIGEVDEGALLGSSGAIINAEGALVPPPVPERSTAANRYSYRTAIYSGGGGSGNRNLLNGGHQDYNATSGNIG from the exons GTCGAAGCAGGTGATGTCATACTCAGGGTGAACGAAGTTGATGTCAACCGATTCAGTACGAAAGAAG TGTTGAAATGTTTGCGGCTCTCTTCGGATCCTGTTACTCTAAAACTACGGAGGG atccTGCGGTGAAGGCGCACGTCCGTCGCCTCCTTTCTCCCGGACAAGCCTCAAATGACGAAGACAGAGAATCCTCAAATGCCATCTTGACGAATAACCCCAGGAATGTCCCATCTTCCGGCAATGTAGAAAACAAGGAGTTCGGCAAGACGCCGGAAATGTCCGCGGACTCGTCAATACCAGTGGCAGCAACGAGAAGCAATGGCTCGTCCAGTGATGCCTCTCTCTCGTCGGAATTGGAGGCGCTCTTGCCGCCCGTGGACAACTTTAAGGAAGAGGAGCGAACCCAATGGGAACCTCTTTGCGCTGAGAAATTTCCTCGGCAAAAAAATACGCCCAg GTTCGAGGCATACATGATGACTGGCGACCTAATGTTGAACCTTTCGCGCACGCAGCAGAGCAGTAATCTTCTACCCAAGCAGCATCAACAGCGCAAGATCGACTCCCTTAGGTACAACCCCAGTCACCAATACACTACCACCACTGTCACTACCACCAGTATTCATCATAATCACAACCATCACCACCATCATCACCATCACAACTCTGTACCCAACAGTCCCAATGAGACTCAGCTGGCCTATCAGTACCACCATCATCATCGAGGAAGTACCTACAAAGCTTCCAGTTCAGCCAGCACATCACCCGTGAGTGTCGCAAGGCGCGATGGAATGCAAAGCACCTCGGGAGCCCTAGTTCAGGTCGATCCTAGCAAGAATACTCCTTCGAGCTTCGGTTTCGTTCGTACTTCACGATCGGAGGATCATCTACAGTTCCAGAAAGATCCCTCGATGAGCGCTGTGGATATCGATATCGACGACGATGTCACCTCGAGTTTGAATACGCTGTTAGACCCACGACCAGAAGGCCTGATGCCGAATGAACGTATCGTCTGGACCTACAATGCACCTGTCAGTTCGCCAGCCGCTTCCTGTTGTCAAAATGGCGGTTCTTCATCCTCGtcttcctcctcctcatcCTCTTCGAGTCCTCAGCGTTCTTTATCTCCCGCCTCTCCTACCTCCGTCTCATCCTCTGTCATGTCCTCCAACTCTGGCTCCCGCAGGTTTCCGTTGGTGCAAACAGTTCCTGGGATCTCCGGCGCTCCAGGAAGTCATCTTCCCGCTAATGGTGATCTCAGCCAGTCAGAGGCCATCAGCAACATGTCCAGCCCGGATTATAATGACGAAGAAACGATGGATATCCTCAGCGCGAGGGATATCATGATGGTTAGCGATCCCAGCGATAGCGATTCTACCATCTTGGCGAGTGAACCTCCTCAGAGGAGATTGAAGGCTAATCCTCAGGATGCTGGAGAGCATAGGATAGTGATCCAGGTAAAGGGGCCGGATAAGGAGAGCCCAAGAAATACGAGCCCTAGACAGGCGAGAAGAAGAGGGAATCCCGCCGTGGAATTAACGCCACCTATTACATCCcaaaatttgcaaagaaaTCAATCTGGAGTTACGGGAGTTCCCAACAACACTGCAGGATCCATGGCACCCGAATGC GAATTGAAGGAATGCGAAGATGAAAAAGAGGCTCTAATCAGTGGAACGTGTGAAGAGCAGAAGGGACATGGAGGTGCGTCGCCGCCACAATCAGCAGACGAAGAAAGCGACATTGAAAGTCTGCATAGTTTTCACTACAGCCCGAAAGCAGTTGATTTACCTTCTGCTGTCCGACTAGCCAAACGTCTCTATTCTCTGGACGGTTTCAAAAAATCCGACGTTTCCAGGCATCTAAGCAAAAA CAACGATTTTAGCAGAGCTGTGGCAGAGGAATATCTgcgttatttcaattttgaacgGGATACGCTGGATGTGGCTCTTAGAAAGTTTCTCGCTCAATTCTCTCTAACAGGAGAAACccaagaaagggagagagttTTGGTACATTTTTCCAAAAGATATCTGGATTGCAATCCCGGTAGTTTTAATTCCCAAG atgcGGTTCATACATTGACTTGCGCGATAATGTTGCTCAACACGGATTTGCATGGTCAAAATATCGGTCGAAAGATGTCTTGCTCGGAATTTATCGAGAATCTGTCGGAACTTAATGACGGTGATAACTTTCCGCGCGAGGTACTTAAGCAGCTCTACAACGCTGTCAAGTCCTTTCCGCTCGAGTGGGCCTT GGATGAAGAGGGAGATGAAACGACAAACCAGATAATTCAGCAGAGCGATGGTACAACGGCAATCGCCGGTACCGGAAATCCGTTTCTCGATGTGCCAAATGTAACGGGCGCCACAGAATTCAAAAAAGGCTACGTTATGCGAAAATGCTGTTACGATTCCAATGGCAAGAAAA cTCCATTTGGCAAACGAGGCTGGAAGATGTACTATTGTACATTGCGCGAGCTCGTGCTATACTTACATAAAGATGAGCATGGTTTTCGTAACGATAGCTTACACAACGCTATACGTATTCATCATGCGTTGGCTACCAAAGCGACAGATTATACGAAAAAGCAGCATGTCTTTCGATTGCAAACGGCCGACCAGGCAGAATATCTTTTTCAGACGAg TGATTCGAAGGAGCTGCAATCGTGGATAGACACGATTAATTTCGTTTGCGCCAGCTTTTCATGTCAGCCATTAGCGGGTGCCGTCGGTTCTCAGCGCAAGTTCCAGCGTCCATTGTTGCCGTGTAGCCacactaaattaaattct aGAGAGCAATTGCGGGACCATGAGGATAGGGTTAGCAGATTGGAGGCAGAATTGGATGAACACAGACGGCATCCTCCAGAAAGAGGCGCGAAAGCTCTCACTGTACAGAATTATAAAGAGAAGGATGCATATTTGCATTATgag CTGAAGCGGTACAAGACATATGCTTACTTACTTCGTTCCCGACTGGCGTTCAGTGAAGTGGAGCCGTCATCGCTGGTGGAGAGCAGTATTGGCGAGGTGGATGAAGGCGCTCTTCTTGGATCCTCTGGAGCTATAATAAATGCGGAAGGGGCTCTAGTGCCGCCACCGGTTCCGGAACGGTCGACAGCAGCTAATAGGTATAGTTATCGGACCGCCATTTAcagcggtggcggtggcagcGGTAATCGCAATCTGTTGAACGGTGGTCATCAAGACTATAATGCAACCAGTGGTAACATTGGTTGA
- the LOC126850669 gene encoding PH and SEC7 domain-containing protein isoform X5 gives MAEEELLVTLCRGDSGGSFGFSLLGASAGLPAAHVIYDIVENSPAANSGKVEAGDVILRVNEVDVNRFSTKEVLKCLRLSSDPVTLKLRRDPAVKAHVRRLLSPGQASNDEDRESSNAILTNNPRNVPSSGNVENKEFGKTPEMSADSSIPVAATRSNGSSSDASLSSELEALLPPVDNFKEEERTQWEPLCAEKFPRQKNTPRFEAYMMTGDLMLNLSRTQQSSNLLPKQHQQRKIDSLSPNETQLAYQYHHHHRGSTYKASSSASTSPVSVARRDGMQSTSGALVQVDPSKNTPSSFGFVRTSRSEDHLQFQKDPSMSAVDIDIDDDVTSSLNTLLDPRPEGLMPNERIVWTYNAPVSSPAASCCQNGGSSSSSSSSSSSSSPQRSLSPASPTSVSSSVMSSNSGSRRFPLVQTVPGISGAPGSHLPANGDLSQSEAISNMSSPDYNDEETMDILSARDIMMVSDPSDSDSTILASEPPQRRLKANPQDAGEHRIVIQVKGPDKESPRNTSPRQARRRGNPAVELTPPITSQNLQRNQSGVTGVPNNTAGSMAPECVGYQELKECEDEKEALISGTCEEQKGHGGASPPQSADEESDIESLHSFHYSPKAVDLPSAVRLAKRLYSLDGFKKSDVSRHLSKNNDFSRAVAEEYLRYFNFERDTLDVALRKFLAQFSLTGETQERERVLVHFSKRYLDCNPGSFNSQDAVHTLTCAIMLLNTDLHGQNIGRKMSCSEFIENLSELNDGDNFPREVLKQLYNAVKSFPLEWALDEEGDETTNQIIQQSDGTTAIAGTGNPFLDVPNVTGATEFKKGYVMRKCCYDSNGKKTPFGKRGWKMYYCTLRELVLYLHKDEHGFRNDSLHNAIRIHHALATKATDYTKKQHVFRLQTADQAEYLFQTSDSKELQSWIDTINFVCASFSCQPLAGAVGSQRKFQRPLLPCSHTKLNSREQLRDHEDRVSRLEAELDEHRRHPPERGAKALTVQNYKEKDAYLHYELKRYKTYAYLLRSRLAFSEVEPSSLVESSIGEVDEGALLGSSGAIINAEGALVPPPVPERSTAANRYSYRTAIYSGGGGSGNRNLLNGGHQDYNATSGNIG, from the exons GTCGAAGCAGGTGATGTCATACTCAGGGTGAACGAAGTTGATGTCAACCGATTCAGTACGAAAGAAG TGTTGAAATGTTTGCGGCTCTCTTCGGATCCTGTTACTCTAAAACTACGGAGGG atccTGCGGTGAAGGCGCACGTCCGTCGCCTCCTTTCTCCCGGACAAGCCTCAAATGACGAAGACAGAGAATCCTCAAATGCCATCTTGACGAATAACCCCAGGAATGTCCCATCTTCCGGCAATGTAGAAAACAAGGAGTTCGGCAAGACGCCGGAAATGTCCGCGGACTCGTCAATACCAGTGGCAGCAACGAGAAGCAATGGCTCGTCCAGTGATGCCTCTCTCTCGTCGGAATTGGAGGCGCTCTTGCCGCCCGTGGACAACTTTAAGGAAGAGGAGCGAACCCAATGGGAACCTCTTTGCGCTGAGAAATTTCCTCGGCAAAAAAATACGCCCAg GTTCGAGGCATACATGATGACTGGCGACCTAATGTTGAACCTTTCGCGCACGCAGCAGAGCAGTAATCTTCTACCCAAGCAGCATCAACAGCGCAAGATCGACTCCCTTAG TCCCAATGAGACTCAGCTGGCCTATCAGTACCACCATCATCATCGAGGAAGTACCTACAAAGCTTCCAGTTCAGCCAGCACATCACCCGTGAGTGTCGCAAGGCGCGATGGAATGCAAAGCACCTCGGGAGCCCTAGTTCAGGTCGATCCTAGCAAGAATACTCCTTCGAGCTTCGGTTTCGTTCGTACTTCACGATCGGAGGATCATCTACAGTTCCAGAAAGATCCCTCGATGAGCGCTGTGGATATCGATATCGACGACGATGTCACCTCGAGTTTGAATACGCTGTTAGACCCACGACCAGAAGGCCTGATGCCGAATGAACGTATCGTCTGGACCTACAATGCACCTGTCAGTTCGCCAGCCGCTTCCTGTTGTCAAAATGGCGGTTCTTCATCCTCGtcttcctcctcctcatcCTCTTCGAGTCCTCAGCGTTCTTTATCTCCCGCCTCTCCTACCTCCGTCTCATCCTCTGTCATGTCCTCCAACTCTGGCTCCCGCAGGTTTCCGTTGGTGCAAACAGTTCCTGGGATCTCCGGCGCTCCAGGAAGTCATCTTCCCGCTAATGGTGATCTCAGCCAGTCAGAGGCCATCAGCAACATGTCCAGCCCGGATTATAATGACGAAGAAACGATGGATATCCTCAGCGCGAGGGATATCATGATGGTTAGCGATCCCAGCGATAGCGATTCTACCATCTTGGCGAGTGAACCTCCTCAGAGGAGATTGAAGGCTAATCCTCAGGATGCTGGAGAGCATAGGATAGTGATCCAGGTAAAGGGGCCGGATAAGGAGAGCCCAAGAAATACGAGCCCTAGACAGGCGAGAAGAAGAGGGAATCCCGCCGTGGAATTAACGCCACCTATTACATCCcaaaatttgcaaagaaaTCAATCTGGAGTTACGGGAGTTCCCAACAACACTGCAGGATCCATGGCACCCGAATGCGTAGGTTATCAG GAATTGAAGGAATGCGAAGATGAAAAAGAGGCTCTAATCAGTGGAACGTGTGAAGAGCAGAAGGGACATGGAGGTGCGTCGCCGCCACAATCAGCAGACGAAGAAAGCGACATTGAAAGTCTGCATAGTTTTCACTACAGCCCGAAAGCAGTTGATTTACCTTCTGCTGTCCGACTAGCCAAACGTCTCTATTCTCTGGACGGTTTCAAAAAATCCGACGTTTCCAGGCATCTAAGCAAAAA CAACGATTTTAGCAGAGCTGTGGCAGAGGAATATCTgcgttatttcaattttgaacgGGATACGCTGGATGTGGCTCTTAGAAAGTTTCTCGCTCAATTCTCTCTAACAGGAGAAACccaagaaagggagagagttTTGGTACATTTTTCCAAAAGATATCTGGATTGCAATCCCGGTAGTTTTAATTCCCAAG atgcGGTTCATACATTGACTTGCGCGATAATGTTGCTCAACACGGATTTGCATGGTCAAAATATCGGTCGAAAGATGTCTTGCTCGGAATTTATCGAGAATCTGTCGGAACTTAATGACGGTGATAACTTTCCGCGCGAGGTACTTAAGCAGCTCTACAACGCTGTCAAGTCCTTTCCGCTCGAGTGGGCCTT GGATGAAGAGGGAGATGAAACGACAAACCAGATAATTCAGCAGAGCGATGGTACAACGGCAATCGCCGGTACCGGAAATCCGTTTCTCGATGTGCCAAATGTAACGGGCGCCACAGAATTCAAAAAAGGCTACGTTATGCGAAAATGCTGTTACGATTCCAATGGCAAGAAAA cTCCATTTGGCAAACGAGGCTGGAAGATGTACTATTGTACATTGCGCGAGCTCGTGCTATACTTACATAAAGATGAGCATGGTTTTCGTAACGATAGCTTACACAACGCTATACGTATTCATCATGCGTTGGCTACCAAAGCGACAGATTATACGAAAAAGCAGCATGTCTTTCGATTGCAAACGGCCGACCAGGCAGAATATCTTTTTCAGACGAg TGATTCGAAGGAGCTGCAATCGTGGATAGACACGATTAATTTCGTTTGCGCCAGCTTTTCATGTCAGCCATTAGCGGGTGCCGTCGGTTCTCAGCGCAAGTTCCAGCGTCCATTGTTGCCGTGTAGCCacactaaattaaattct aGAGAGCAATTGCGGGACCATGAGGATAGGGTTAGCAGATTGGAGGCAGAATTGGATGAACACAGACGGCATCCTCCAGAAAGAGGCGCGAAAGCTCTCACTGTACAGAATTATAAAGAGAAGGATGCATATTTGCATTATgag CTGAAGCGGTACAAGACATATGCTTACTTACTTCGTTCCCGACTGGCGTTCAGTGAAGTGGAGCCGTCATCGCTGGTGGAGAGCAGTATTGGCGAGGTGGATGAAGGCGCTCTTCTTGGATCCTCTGGAGCTATAATAAATGCGGAAGGGGCTCTAGTGCCGCCACCGGTTCCGGAACGGTCGACAGCAGCTAATAGGTATAGTTATCGGACCGCCATTTAcagcggtggcggtggcagcGGTAATCGCAATCTGTTGAACGGTGGTCATCAAGACTATAATGCAACCAGTGGTAACATTGGTTGA